Part of the Strix uralensis isolate ZFMK-TIS-50842 chromosome 32, bStrUra1, whole genome shotgun sequence genome is shown below.
aaatgtaaataaacagTGCGAACTGACTTGCTGCTCCAGGATGCTTTGGGGAGGGGTGAACTCGTGGCCCTGCCTGGGGGGGCGAGGGGACaccgaccccccccccagcagcctctgctccccCAGCGGGTTCGGTCCCGTGCCAGGGGGGTGACGAGGCTTctcccatctcccccccccccagagctATTTAGcgtttttaaagtgtttttaaaaaaaacaacaataaaaaacctCTCAGATGTTTTGTACAAGGAGCCACCTCTTTGTGTCGCATCTCCCCGGGGGTCCCCGGGACCAGCGGCCCCCCCCCAGCGTGGCCCAGCCCGTGACACGTGGCTCCCAGGGGACGGTGGCCCTGCCAGTGCCCCCCCCCGAAATGGGAGCGGGAATCTGGGACGAGGCTGGGCCGGGAGCacgacgggggggggggacagggatggggtggggggaccgTGGGGCTGGGAAAGGGGTCGGGGGTGAGTGGGATGGGGGTGAAATGAGGGTGGGGACATGATGGGGGGGCCCATGGGGGTaggagagggggctgggggggtgggatggggctgggggtgacatggggggTCTGTGGTtggggggacagggctgggggtgggagagggtgctgggggggggtgggatggggacagggatgtgatGAGGGTGAAtttggggggggcaggatgggggggctGGGGTTGGAGGAGGGGGCTGTGGCCAGTGGGGTGGGGACAAGGACGTGGAGGGTctgggggtgacatggggggggctgtggtggggatgTGATGGGAGGGTtggtggggacagggctgggggtgggagaaggggctggggggggggggttggtgggaTGGGGATGTGATGTGGGTGACATGGGGGGACCGTGACGAGGAGGCTGggcctggggacatgggggggtggggggacaggggcGAGGacgatggggacatgggggggggggcccatggtgagggagctgggggtgggagaggggacaGGAATGTGACGGAGGGGCCGGGGGTGACGTGGTGtgagggttggggggggcagggacatgatggaggggctgggggtgacatgggggggcCGTGGCGAGGAGGCGGAacctggggacacggggggggggggacagtgACGAGGACGATGGGGACacgatggggggggggggggagcaggacTGGGAATGTGAGAGGGGTCGGGGGGGGCGGGTGGTTGTGGcgagggggcggggggtgtcgGGGCGAGTTGTGGGGGGGGTGACTCGGGGCGGGACGTgtcccccgccccgggggcgtgtcccggggggggcgggacgggcGGCGGGCGATGGCGCTGGCGCTGCTGGCGGCGGTGGCGGCTCTGGCGCTGCTGCAGCGGCTGCTGCGGCCGCACCTCTGGGCCGATCTGGCCTTCGCGGCGCGGGCGgcccggtgccggcggcgggcggcgggggggggcggcggctgcAGCTTGGCCGCCCGGTTCCTGCGGGCAGCGCGGGAGGCGCCGGCGCGGCCGTtcctgcgggcggcggcgggcgcggagccctacgggggggcggcgcggcgggtgGCGCGGGTGGCCAacgcgctgcggggccgggcgctgggcggcggcgccggggcggtGGGTCCCGGGGTGACcgtggggctgctggtggggaacGAGCCGCGGTTCGTCTGGGGGTGGTTGGGGCTGGCGGCGCTCGGAGCCCGACCCGCCTTCCTGGGcacggcgctgcccccccccgccctccggCACTGCCTGCGCGCCTGCGGGGCGCGGGCGCTGCTGGTGGCGGACGGTGAGCacggggggggggctgaggggggtgggggggcaccgggggtgGCAACGGCTCCaaggggtgggagtgggggaGCACCGGGGGGCACCGGGTCCCGGTGGGGAAGGCTCCAGGGATGGGCTGGGACCGGGGGTACGGGGGGAGCAGCGGGTTTGGGGGGACctggggcagcggggggggggctgggaaagggggagctccgggatggggggggccaccgggggtggcagggggtccccagcactgggaggggggtggggggagctggaCAGTGCGGGGGACCGCGGTGGTTCGGCTCAGGGTGATGGGGGGGACAAGAGTGTCCCCCAAGCTGGTCCCAGCCGTGTGCCCCGCACGGATCCTGCCTGGTCACCCCGGGCAGGGCCCGGCCATTCACCCCCCCACGGCCCCTTTGGGTGGaaatggggctgggggtgtccctgAGGTGGCTGCTCCCCACAGACACGGGTGGGGATgggtccccgtcccctccccaccccgggcTGGGCTTGGGGGGAACCACAGGCCgtggccaggagctgcccccacgccagcctgtccccccccccatccccacgcaGACCTGTTTGCGGCGGTGGAGCCCATCCTGCCCAGCCTGCAGGAGGACGACATCGtggtgtgggtgctgggctcGGGGCCGTACCCCCGCGGCGTCGTGGCcctccaggagctgctggatGCGGCCTCGGAGGAGCTGGAGCCCGAGGACGTCTGGCAGCCCGAGGACATGAACGACACCTGCCTCTACATCTTCACCTCCGGCACCACCGGTGGGTGCCCGGGTCCGGTGGGACGGGGTCCCCATGGCGGGGGCTCGACAGCATCATCTTCCCCTTCCAGGTCTCCCCAAAGCCGCTCGCGTCTCCCACCTCAAGTCCATCATGTGCCTGAGCTTCTACGAGCTGGTGGGAGCCTCCAGCCGGGACGTGGTGTACCTGGCGCTGCCCCTCTACCACATAGCCGGGTCCCTCCTGGGCATCGTCGGCTGCATCGGCATCGGTGAGCGGCGCCGGGGACCCCGTGGCGAGCCCGGTGACGTTTCGGGGGGGGCTGATCCCCCTCCCACCCCGGCTTTCCGCAGGGGCCACTTGTGTGCTGAAGGAGAAGTTCTCAGCCAGCCAGTTTTGGGACGACTGTCGCGCCGAGGGGGTCACGGTCTTCCAGTACATCGGGGAGCTCTGCCGCTACCTCGTCAACCAGCCCCAGGTCGGGGGCAGGGAGCTggcggggggggtgtgagggggtgTCCAAGGAGCACCCCCAAATCTGACGGTgcggccccgcagcgccccggGGAGCGGGAGCACGGGCTGCGGCTGGCGGTGGGCAGCGGGTTGCGCCCCGACGTGTGGCGGAGCTTCCTGCAGCGCTTCGGCGCCATCCGCATCGTGGAGACCTACGGCATGACCGAGGGCAACGTCACCCTCTTCAACTACACGGGGACGCCGGGGGCCGTGGGGCGCAGCAGCTTCATCTACAAGGtgagggaggggctggggagggaggtgggggggggggggcgctgtgctgtgccccccacccctgaCGCCCACCCGGCCGCTCTCCCCCACCAGCTCTTCTCGCCCTTCGAGATCGTGCGCTACGACGTGACGGAGGGAGCCCCGGTGCGGGACGCGGCCGGACGCTGCATCCGCGTGGGGACGGGTGAGTTTAGGGGTCCCCAGGGgtgtcctgtgtccccccccccccccccgacacgTGTCCCCATCCCCGCAGGCGAGACGGGGCTGCTGATCGCCCCGGTGACCCCCCGGACCCCCTTCCTGGGCTACGCCGGCAGCCGGGAGCTGTCGGAGCAGAAGCTGCTGCGGGGGGTCTTCGCCGAGGGTGACACTTACTTCAGCACCGGTGACCTGATGGAGCAGGATGCGGCCCAGTTCGTCCACTTCCGCGACCGCACCGGGGATACCTACAGGTGCCAGAGGCCCCCCGGCGATGGGGGACCcccccacagctgcagccccacaccccccatccATTGCAGGGCCGGAGGGAGGGGCTCAGCCCCTTCAAATGCttggggggggctcagccccccctgCTCATCGCTGTCATCCCCCTCCCAGGTGGAAAGGCGAGAACGTGGCCACCACAGAGGTGGCCGAAGCCTTGGTGGCCCACGAG
Proteins encoded:
- the SLC27A3 gene encoding long-chain fatty acid transport protein 3; its protein translation is MALALLAAVAALALLQRLLRPHLWADLAFAARAARCRRRAAGGGGGCSLAARFLRAAREAPARPFLRAAAGAEPYGGAARRVARVANALRGRALGGGAGAVGPGVTVGLLVGNEPRFVWGWLGLAALGARPAFLGTALPPPALRHCLRACGARALLVADDLFAAVEPILPSLQEDDIVVWVLGSGPYPRGVVALQELLDAASEELEPEDVWQPEDMNDTCLYIFTSGTTGLPKAARVSHLKSIMCLSFYELVGASSRDVVYLALPLYHIAGSLLGIVGCIGIGATCVLKEKFSASQFWDDCRAEGVTVFQYIGELCRYLVNQPQRPGEREHGLRLAVGSGLRPDVWRSFLQRFGAIRIVETYGMTEGNVTLFNYTGTPGAVGRSSFIYKLFSPFEIVRYDVTEGAPVRDAAGRCIRVGTGETGLLIAPVTPRTPFLGYAGSRELSEQKLLRGVFAEGDTYFSTGDLMEQDAAQFVHFRDRTGDTYRWKGENVATTEVAEALVAHESLQEATVYGVTVPGHEGRAGMAALVLRPGCRLDGPALYRHVEQLLPPYARPRFLRLQERLAMTETFKQQKVRLAQEGFDPARVPDPLFLLDETTKAYVPLGPALWEGVLDGRLRI